From a region of the Argiope bruennichi chromosome 8, qqArgBrue1.1, whole genome shotgun sequence genome:
- the LOC129981829 gene encoding geranylgeranyl transferase type-1 subunit beta-like — protein MEFPVNDAEQKFLRDKHVKYCLRCLGVLPERCQSIDSSRVVTAFFAISALDHLNALDNIEDDKQHFIDWIYSMQVVASEDDTVPVDYGFRGSTSCMISTNNNSDLCDKAHIAMTYTALATLIILGDDLSKVQKENILSSLKELQLPDGSFRPMNIDCESDMRFVYCAACVCYILQDWSSIDVEKTIQYIQNSRNYDGGIGQGPGLESHGGSTYCAVAALWLMGRLESTFTENDLRTLKRWLVFRQNHGFHGRPNKPDDTCYTFWVGATLKLLDSYEFVNYSEVSRYVLSTQDEICGGIAKWVDYCPDVMHTYLGISGLFLHDKGSPLTHPGLNISHRAANYLSKLHKQWKVQS, from the exons ATGGAATTCCCGGTAAATGATGCAGAGCAGAAATTTCTCCGagataaacatgtaaaatattgtttacgTTGTCTTGGCGTTTTACCGGAAAGATGTCAATCTATAGATTCTTCAAg AGTGGTTACAGCATTTTTTGCTATTTCTGCTCTTGATCACTTGAATGCCTTAGATAACATTGAAGATGACAAACAACACTTCATTGACTGGATATATTCTATGCAGGTTGTTGCAAGTGAAGAtg atactgTTCCAGTTGATTATGGCTTCCGTGGTTCAACTAGTTGCATGATTAGCACAAATAAT AATTCTGATCTCTGTGATAAAGCGCATATTGCAATGACTTATACTGCTTTGGCAACATTAATTATTTTGGGTGATGATTTATCaaaagtacaaaaagaaaatatattgtctAGTTTAAAAGAATTGCAGCTTCCAGATGGAAG ttttcgtCCTATGAATATTGATTGTGAAAGTGATATGAGATTTGTATATTGTGCAGCTTGTGTGTGTTACATTCTGCAGGATTGGTCTTCTATTGATGTTGAAAAAACTattcaatatatacaaaatagtagg aattatgatgGTGGCATAGGACAAGGTCCTGGTTTAGAATCTCATG GGGGCTCTACTTATTGTGCAGTGGCAGCATTATGGCTGATGGGTAGATTAGAAAGTACATTTACTGAAAACGATTTGAGAACTTTGAAACGTTGGCTAGTTTTTCGTCAAAATCATGGTTTTCATGGACGACCAAATAAACCAGATGATACTTGTTATACATTTTGGGTTGGTGCTACATTAAAG CTTTTAGATTCTTATGAATTTGTGAATTATTCCGAAGTTTCAAGATATGTTCTTTCAACTCAAGATGAAATTTGTGGCGGCATTGCGAAATGGGTTGATTATTGCCCAG atgTGATGCATACTTACTTAGGAATAAGTGGATTATTCTTACATGACAAAGGTTCTCCTCTAACTCATCCTGGGTTGAATATTAGTCACAGAGCTGCCAACTATTTGTCAAAATTACACAAGCAATGGAAAGTACAAAGTTGA